One stretch of Candidatus Sulfotelmatobacter sp. DNA includes these proteins:
- a CDS encoding ATP-grasp domain-containing protein, translated as MPRLLLLISTQSYRAGAFLDAARALGVEFTVGSNRAQALAGLNPAGHLELDFRDPNAALERIVEFSRRHPIDAVVAADDDGALLAARASRALGRAAHTPEAVAMARDKLAAREAFARAGLLTPEHVTVPIGDDPSSWAARVRYPCVLKPRGLSASRGVIRADDAVGFGAAFRRIAAMLAAEPPRASGEPPIDSLLVERFIPGEEVALEGLVTGGALETLAIFDKPDPLDGPFFEETLYVTPTRKREELQREIHDTAARAIGALGLGHGPVHAEFRLNAEGVWPLEIAPRSIGGLCSRALRFGEGESLETLLLRHALDLDVRNVRRERAASGVMMIPIPRAGILRGIGGIERARGEPGITDVRISIPVGARLTPLPEGSQYLGFVFARGAEPEEVEQALRRAHQRLTFDIAPV; from the coding sequence GTGCCGAGACTTCTGCTGCTCATCAGCACCCAGAGCTACCGCGCCGGCGCGTTCTTGGACGCGGCGCGGGCCCTGGGCGTGGAATTCACGGTCGGATCGAACCGTGCTCAAGCCCTGGCCGGGCTGAACCCGGCCGGGCATCTCGAGCTCGATTTCCGCGACCCGAACGCCGCCCTCGAGCGGATCGTCGAGTTCTCGCGCCGGCATCCGATCGACGCGGTGGTGGCGGCGGACGACGATGGCGCGCTGCTCGCCGCGCGCGCCAGCCGGGCGCTGGGGCGAGCCGCGCATACTCCCGAGGCGGTGGCCATGGCGCGCGACAAGCTCGCGGCGCGCGAGGCCTTCGCGCGCGCCGGGCTGCTCACTCCCGAGCATGTCACAGTTCCGATCGGCGACGATCCATCGTCGTGGGCCGCGCGAGTCCGCTACCCCTGCGTGCTCAAGCCGCGCGGCCTGTCGGCGAGCCGCGGCGTCATCCGCGCCGACGACGCGGTCGGGTTCGGCGCGGCGTTCCGGCGCATCGCGGCGATGCTCGCGGCCGAACCGCCGCGAGCCTCGGGCGAGCCGCCGATCGATTCGCTGCTGGTCGAGCGCTTCATCCCCGGCGAAGAGGTGGCGCTCGAAGGGCTGGTGACCGGGGGCGCCCTCGAGACCCTGGCGATCTTCGACAAGCCCGATCCGCTCGATGGCCCGTTCTTCGAAGAGACCCTCTACGTGACACCGACTCGGAAAAGGGAAGAACTCCAGCGGGAGATCCACGACACCGCGGCTCGGGCGATCGGCGCCCTCGGGCTCGGCCACGGCCCGGTGCATGCCGAGTTCCGCCTCAACGCCGAGGGCGTCTGGCCGCTCGAGATTGCGCCCCGCTCGATCGGCGGACTATGCTCGCGGGCACTCCGCTTCGGCGAGGGCGAGAGCCTGGAGACGCTGCTGCTGCGCCACGCGCTGGACCTCGACGTGCGGAACGTGAGGCGGGAGCGGGCGGCCTCGGGAGTGATGATGATCCCGATTCCACGCGCCGGAATCCTGCGCGGGATCGGCGGCATCGAACGGGCGCGGGGCGAGCCTGGAATCACCGACGTCCGCATTTCGATCCCGGTCGGCGCGCGACTCACGCCGCTGCCCGAGGGCTCGCAGTATCTGGGTTTCGTGTTCGCGCGAGGTGCCGAGCCAGAGGAAGTCGAACAGGCATTGCGAAGGGCCCACCAGCGGCTCACATTCGACATCGCGCCAGTATGA